A stretch of Methanobrevibacter sp. YE315 DNA encodes these proteins:
- a CDS encoding adenylyltransferase/cytidyltransferase family protein: protein MFNLIGISADFDPVHKGHEKLINEAKKLAEEENKKVVVYLNKGFSANHAPFFVDFEARREMALALGADEVRSFEGLHHRLILSYSVPIRLKQMIDDGVTDYITSASISLDEIKSKAQKFIDEGNFVGMPKSYTNRNEIRWYAINEFLGSKLDYHVVKEFDKEKYSGRLIRQSILENDLTITKDIEKLLPKTTVEILQREIDDGNVPGDRNWKDIYKRMNTYSRGNLEKIAYLNGNTINEIIKRRVYRDPESIWAAFRRADYGPVMTRLAISAIEMEVTKKEVMDLMKSYEAQGVIPDNQKVQKVIDRAWYVASEGEKGISAREANEKFRIQNIEVNAPLSLEAGLNLTKFETKITKEGINTDLYVDKNGKISVQFKSEGKKIKTNLRLPAVEVTYLRYIMDSHFIPVNGSIKKAKKGFKVNVVIG from the coding sequence GTGTTTAATTTGATTGGAATTAGTGCAGATTTTGACCCGGTTCACAAAGGTCATGAAAAATTAATAAATGAAGCTAAAAAATTAGCTGAAGAAGAAAACAAAAAAGTGGTTGTCTATCTTAATAAAGGTTTCAGTGCAAATCATGCACCTTTTTTTGTTGATTTTGAAGCTCGTCGTGAAATGGCATTGGCCCTAGGTGCTGATGAGGTCAGATCATTTGAGGGGCTACATCACAGGTTAATTCTATCATACAGTGTGCCAATCAGACTGAAGCAAATGATTGACGATGGTGTGACAGATTATATTACCTCTGCAAGCATCTCACTGGATGAAATCAAATCAAAAGCACAGAAATTTATTGACGAAGGCAATTTTGTTGGAATGCCGAAAAGCTATACCAACAGAAATGAAATCCGATGGTATGCCATTAACGAATTTCTAGGATCCAAACTAGATTATCATGTTGTCAAAGAATTCGACAAGGAAAAATATTCCGGAAGATTGATAAGACAGTCCATTTTGGAAAACGACTTGACAATAACAAAGGATATTGAAAAACTGCTTCCAAAAACAACAGTCGAAATTCTTCAAAGGGAAATCGATGATGGAAACGTTCCCGGAGATAGGAACTGGAAGGACATCTACAAAAGAATGAACACATATTCCAGGGGAAATCTTGAAAAAATAGCTTATCTTAATGGAAATACCATTAATGAAATAATCAAAAGAAGAGTATACCGGGACCCCGAATCAATATGGGCTGCATTTAGAAGAGCGGATTACGGTCCTGTAATGACAAGACTTGCCATCAGTGCAATTGAAATGGAAGTTACAAAAAAAGAAGTAATGGACTTGATGAAAAGCTATGAGGCCCAGGGAGTAATCCCCGACAATCAAAAGGTTCAAAAGGTAATTGACAGGGCATGGTATGTTGCAAGCGAAGGTGAAAAGGGTATAAGTGCACGAGAGGCTAACGAAAAATTCAGAATCCAAAACATTGAAGTGAACGCGCCACTAAGCCTTGAAGCCGGCTTGAATTTGACAAAATTTGAAACCAAAATCACAAAAGAGGGGATAAATACCGACCTGTATGTTGATAAAAACGGGAAAATCTCCGTCCAGTTTAAAAGCGAAGGCAAAAAGATTAAAACAAATTTAAGACTTCCTGCTGTGGAAGTTACTTATTTAAGGTATATTATGGATTCCCATTTCATTCCTGTTAACGGAAGTATAAAAAAAGCTAAAAAAGGATTTAAAGTTAATGTGGTTATTGGTTAA
- a CDS encoding archaeosine biosynthesis radical SAM protein RaSEA, whose translation MEIENLTKEIRSRAFERKDPKTPEQVGASWYNDDLTYDGVAKTLFIILPTPGCAWALGDSGGCTMCSYVSDCTLEPIDTETILRIFNEHLSRHPIAEEDKISVKLFASGSFLNPYELPKDARDEILKTLIDLGNVTEIIVESRPEYVKEEVLDEIFEIIGDTLFEVSIGLETCNDYTRLKKINKGFTRDDFENAVRLMQNLKETKGYNLKSKAYIFVKPILISEKQAIDEAVETARYCNSINVDRLSFCPATIHGGTVIERFWRKGAYQPPWIWSCVEIINTVRDELEIPALLDTSGFGSRRGPYNCKKCNKDLKHMIIANNLTQSKIEYDCECKNEWLAEVNNSDMNNSTVEIKHIPLY comes from the coding sequence ATGGAAATAGAAAATTTAACTAAGGAAATCAGATCTAGAGCTTTTGAAAGAAAAGACCCGAAAACCCCGGAACAGGTGGGGGCAAGTTGGTATAATGATGATTTGACATATGATGGCGTTGCAAAAACATTATTCATAATATTGCCAACTCCCGGTTGTGCCTGGGCGCTTGGAGACAGCGGAGGATGTACAATGTGCAGTTACGTTTCAGACTGCACTCTCGAGCCAATCGATACAGAAACAATCTTAAGAATATTCAATGAACACCTATCAAGACATCCAATAGCTGAAGAGGACAAAATCTCTGTAAAATTATTTGCATCAGGAAGTTTTTTAAATCCATATGAACTTCCAAAGGATGCTCGTGACGAAATATTGAAAACATTGATTGATTTAGGCAATGTGACTGAAATCATTGTTGAATCCAGACCGGAATACGTAAAAGAAGAAGTTCTTGATGAAATTTTTGAAATAATCGGAGATACATTATTCGAAGTAAGTATTGGTCTTGAAACATGCAACGATTATACAAGGCTTAAAAAAATCAATAAAGGTTTTACACGAGACGACTTTGAAAATGCTGTTAGACTAATGCAAAACTTAAAAGAAACCAAGGGTTATAATTTGAAGTCAAAAGCATATATCTTTGTTAAACCTATCTTGATATCTGAAAAACAAGCAATCGACGAAGCGGTTGAAACAGCAAGATACTGCAATTCAATTAATGTGGATAGGCTTTCATTCTGTCCTGCAACAATACATGGTGGAACTGTTATCGAAAGGTTCTGGAGAAAAGGAGCATATCAGCCGCCATGGATCTGGTCATGCGTTGAGATTATAAATACCGTACGTGACGAATTGGAGATTCCTGCACTTTTAGATACATCAGGATTCGGTTCAAGACGCGGCCCTTATAACTGTAAAAAATGTAATAAAGACCTGAAACATATGATAATAGCTAATAATTTAACCCAAAGCAAAATCGAATACGATTGCGAATGTAAAAATGAATGGTTAGCTGAAGTAAATAATTCAGATATGAATAACTCAACAGTTGAGATTAAACATATCCCACTATATTAA
- a CDS encoding ABC transporter ATP-binding protein: MKILIKYLLKKYWKILTLIVIFMFIYTYCQIEIICDLPLLMFVIKGYNIELLDILETGVLTVFNTAILLVISSVMVSYLSVEFISNFGYDIREKLFDIYTSMDSMDEFDRIAFSGLMTRTVRGVSSFQAALMIFIKKVLFVLLLTISIIINLYDINPMISLVFALFALIFLSIFIYKLIGLANSYFKVKAILGKINRRFRDKIAGANLFKQYNKEKLGENGFKSVTDESYNKGYRFQYRLNIFLMIIVVMDIILILIISYFVANYGLSGMKIIDIILILLVISYFIRSLNGLISFTNSFHMTYTGATRIEDVLILEKSENEEIEEISDFKDIRLNDITLVYDERHILSNISLEIKKGSHTLITGAAGSGKSSLMNLLMGFYREFEGEILIDNNAVSPKSLRRLISYAPDDPNFLKDSVLENIRLGDESISPGDVIEACRISLFDRDLDFEVYESGKNLNSDLKQKLSIARSIAHEREIYVFDNSFSAIRSDDKEIIIRNILNRLDNKTVIFIDNDTKSYPQIDKVIELNGGEINGL; this comes from the coding sequence ATGAAAATTTTAATAAAATATTTGCTTAAAAAATATTGGAAAATACTGACATTGATTGTCATATTCATGTTCATTTATACGTACTGTCAAATTGAGATTATCTGCGACCTGCCCCTACTGATGTTTGTTATTAAGGGATATAATATAGAACTGCTGGATATACTTGAAACGGGTGTGTTGACCGTATTTAATACCGCAATACTGCTGGTCATATCTTCAGTGATGGTTTCATATCTTTCAGTGGAATTCATATCCAATTTCGGCTATGATATCCGTGAAAAGCTCTTTGACATATATACAAGTATGGATTCCATGGATGAATTTGACAGAATCGCTTTTTCAGGTTTGATGACCCGGACAGTAAGAGGGGTTTCATCATTCCAGGCGGCACTGATGATATTCATTAAGAAAGTCTTGTTCGTTTTGCTTTTGACAATCAGCATAATTATCAATTTATATGATATAAATCCCATGATATCGTTAGTTTTCGCATTATTCGCACTGATTTTTTTAAGCATTTTTATTTATAAACTAATAGGATTAGCCAACAGTTATTTCAAGGTCAAGGCAATACTTGGTAAAATCAACAGGAGATTCAGAGATAAAATCGCCGGTGCAAACTTATTTAAGCAATACAATAAAGAAAAATTGGGTGAAAATGGATTTAAAAGCGTTACTGATGAGTCATACAATAAAGGCTACCGTTTTCAGTACCGACTGAACATTTTCCTGATGATTATAGTCGTGATGGATATCATATTAATCCTTATTATATCCTATTTTGTCGCCAACTACGGGCTGTCCGGCATGAAAATTATAGACATAATCCTCATTCTATTGGTTATAAGCTACTTTATAAGAAGCCTGAACGGATTGATTTCATTTACAAACAGTTTTCACATGACATATACTGGTGCAACCCGTATTGAAGATGTTTTAATTTTAGAAAAAAGCGAAAACGAGGAAATTGAGGAAATAAGTGATTTTAAAGATATTAGATTGAATGACATAACTCTCGTTTACGATGAAAGACATATTCTTTCAAACATATCCCTGGAGATCAAAAAGGGTTCACATACATTGATTACAGGTGCTGCCGGCAGCGGTAAAAGCAGCCTGATGAATTTGCTTATGGGATTTTACCGGGAATTTGAAGGGGAAATCCTAATAGACAATAATGCCGTATCCCCTAAAAGCTTAAGAAGATTGATCTCCTATGCTCCAGACGATCCCAACTTTTTAAAGGACAGCGTGCTGGAAAATATTCGGCTGGGTGATGAAAGCATAAGTCCAGGTGATGTAATTGAAGCCTGCAGGATTTCATTGTTTGATAGGGATTTGGATTTTGAAGTTTATGAAAGCGGGAAAAATCTGAATAGTGACTTAAAGCAGAAACTGTCCATTGCAAGAAGCATTGCCCATGAAAGAGAAATCTATGTTTTTGACAATTCGTTTTCCGCCATCAGGTCAGATGATAAGGAAATCATAATCAGAAATATCCTAAATAGACTTGATAACAAAACCGTAATATTCATCGATAATGACACTAAAAGCTATCCTCAAATTGACAAGGTCATAGAATTAAATGGCGGTGAGATTAATGGTTTATAA
- a CDS encoding NAD(P)-dependent oxidoreductase, which translates to MIIGFIGFGKVSQNILNLLKSDDIRFITSLENRSAKTIERIKESDIEILDTFKDVAVHSDILISANSPSSALDIAKKYGKYSKGIYLDLNNISPKTTLEIDRYVANLVDGAIIGKIDFPKPVLYISGEMSDRLLFLNDYMITKKISDNVGDAAILKLLRSCYTKTVSAVLIESSEIAKSHDLEDEFFEILSLTEGDEFKEKSISRINNTLNNSKRKSEELNEIIDYFDENELVMVKAALKKLNQ; encoded by the coding sequence ATGATTATTGGCTTTATAGGATTTGGGAAAGTTTCGCAAAATATTCTAAATTTGCTAAAATCAGACGATATAAGGTTTATAACTTCACTCGAAAACAGGTCAGCCAAAACTATAGAACGGATTAAAGAATCAGATATTGAAATTTTAGACACATTTAAGGATGTGGCTGTTCACTCCGATATTCTAATTTCTGCAAATTCTCCAAGCAGCGCTTTGGACATTGCAAAAAAATATGGAAAATATTCCAAAGGAATCTATTTGGATTTGAATAATATTTCACCAAAGACCACTTTGGAAATAGATAGGTATGTGGCCAATTTGGTGGATGGGGCTATCATCGGAAAGATTGACTTTCCAAAACCAGTTTTGTACATCTCAGGAGAGATGTCCGATAGACTGCTCTTTTTAAATGATTACATGATTACTAAAAAAATCAGCGATAATGTAGGCGATGCGGCCATTTTAAAATTGCTTAGAAGTTGCTATACAAAAACCGTATCGGCAGTTCTGATTGAATCAAGTGAAATAGCAAAGTCACATGATTTGGAAGATGAATTCTTTGAAATCCTATCTTTGACTGAAGGGGACGAATTCAAGGAAAAATCAATTTCAAGAATCAACAACACATTAAACAATTCCAAAAGAAAATCAGAAGAATTAAACGAAATAATCGATTATTTCGATGAAAATGAATTGGTAATGGTAAAAGCGGCTTTAAAAAAGCTTAACCAATAA
- a CDS encoding ABC transporter ATP-binding protein encodes MVYKYSTRELTFKLINLLKDYKYQIMAAIIMMVISVILSVYAPKLVGRLINSLMQYAFNLNEFPVKTSYDEIILIVMLFAVSHLIRIPANRIMFKTSERAIRKLRNQLYAKLSYIDIDETEFDGNILARINNDVVNLKIFISNTIILFLSDVTIIIFVLWMSSNMDLKLSGILFALVAIYPLVIYPFHKKTRNYYKIHQNDLGNIMGFIGDFLKNRMMIESFSSEEYSRKRLREYNIKQKDSYKKSRFYTEIMYPVNSFITINLQLFLYIYGGFLVYAGIIDMGTFTTFVLYYQLMKKPIISIGNTLNGIRTAYACLDRIYEILDMPEKRKKEFPEVGGISEIEFENISYGEIEDFNLKIMPGEHVSLTGDSRNNLIKIFLGLLEAENGSIKVNDLDLIQYDINSNKNLIGVSTEENYVFDGTVMENIVCEDEFSSEDVIGVCELIGLHSLIEKFPDRYETKISYDSNNLSTHERRLICLARALIHNPELLIIDYNNDMGVDLLIKIIEGRTAIVLAPDDYVANMLDMKALSID; translated from the coding sequence ATGGTTTATAAATATTCCACAAGGGAACTGACCTTCAAGCTGATTAATCTTCTTAAGGATTATAAATATCAGATAATGGCTGCCATTATTATGATGGTGATATCCGTTATTTTATCAGTTTATGCTCCAAAACTTGTTGGAAGATTGATAAATTCATTAATGCAGTATGCGTTTAATTTAAACGAGTTTCCAGTGAAAACTTCTTACGATGAAATTATACTTATAGTGATGCTGTTTGCCGTAAGCCATCTGATTAGAATACCTGCCAACAGAATAATGTTTAAAACAAGTGAACGGGCAATTCGGAAATTGAGAAATCAGTTATATGCAAAATTAAGCTATATTGACATTGATGAGACAGAATTTGATGGCAACATACTGGCTAGAATCAACAATGATGTTGTCAACCTCAAGATATTTATAAGCAACACAATAATTCTTTTCCTCTCAGATGTTACAATAATAATATTTGTCCTTTGGATGAGCAGCAATATGGATTTGAAATTATCAGGAATACTTTTTGCACTGGTTGCGATTTATCCTCTTGTGATATACCCATTTCACAAAAAAACAAGAAACTACTATAAAATACATCAAAATGACTTGGGCAATATAATGGGTTTCATTGGAGATTTCCTGAAAAATCGTATGATGATTGAATCATTCAGCAGTGAGGAGTATTCCCGAAAAAGGTTAAGGGAATATAATATCAAGCAAAAGGACAGTTATAAAAAGTCCAGATTTTATACTGAGATAATGTATCCGGTCAACTCATTTATAACAATTAATCTGCAGCTATTTCTATATATTTATGGAGGATTTTTAGTATATGCCGGAATCATAGACATGGGGACATTCACAACCTTTGTTTTATACTATCAGTTAATGAAAAAACCAATAATATCAATTGGAAATACATTGAATGGCATAAGAACAGCATATGCATGTTTGGATAGAATCTATGAAATTTTGGATATGCCTGAAAAGAGAAAAAAAGAATTTCCGGAAGTTGGCGGCATTAGTGAAATCGAATTTGAAAACATTTCCTATGGTGAGATAGAAGATTTCAATCTAAAAATCATGCCTGGTGAACATGTCTCTCTTACAGGAGACAGTAGGAACAATTTAATTAAGATATTTTTAGGCCTTCTTGAAGCTGAAAACGGAAGCATCAAAGTGAATGATTTGGATTTAATTCAATATGATATAAATTCAAACAAAAATCTTATTGGAGTTTCAACAGAGGAAAATTACGTGTTTGATGGAACTGTTATGGAAAATATCGTTTGTGAGGATGAATTCAGCTCCGAAGATGTAATAGGAGTCTGTGAATTAATTGGATTGCACAGTTTAATTGAAAAATTCCCTGACCGGTATGAGACTAAAATATCTTATGACTCAAATAATTTAAGCACCCATGAAAGAAGACTGATATGTCTTGCAAGAGCGTTGATACATAATCCTGAACTGTTGATTATTGATTACAATAATGATATGGGAGTTGATTTACTTATAAAAATTATTGAGGGCAGAACAGCAATTGTATTGGCTCCGGATGATTATGTAGCCAATATGTTGGATATGAAGGCATTGTCAATAGATTAG
- a CDS encoding DUF308 domain-containing protein: MKTKFVSLLAILLGLIIIAFPVMGVIGVSSLIGLSILLISIYLLVIGVSIIDYNTRGAILDLFLGIVLLLLSICLIFHPAFLGFLTEISLYLAGIMLIIVSVASLINNRNSRYGFYIGIAGIILGLLYIIIGTYIANPIILGTLIGIWLVINGILKLMDR, encoded by the coding sequence ATGAAAACCAAATTTGTTAGTTTACTGGCTATACTTCTTGGATTAATAATTATCGCATTTCCAGTAATGGGAGTTATTGGAGTTAGTTCCTTAATTGGTTTATCAATATTATTAATATCCATTTATTTACTTGTTATTGGAGTAAGCATAATAGATTACAATACTAGGGGAGCAATACTGGATTTGTTCTTAGGTATTGTGCTGTTATTATTAAGTATCTGTTTAATATTCCATCCGGCATTTCTCGGATTCTTAACTGAAATCTCATTATATCTTGCAGGAATTATGTTAATTATTGTTTCTGTTGCTTCATTGATTAATAATCGTAATTCCAGATATGGATTTTATATTGGAATTGCCGGAATCATACTTGGTTTATTGTATATAATAATTGGAACTTACATTGCAAACCCTATTATTCTTGGTACATTAATAGGAATATGGTTAGTAATAAATGGTATTTTGAAACTAATGGATAGGTAA
- a CDS encoding DUF447 domain-containing protein, protein MAMDLTDIGIEEGQKYEGIYTTMSRDGVKNAAPIGIVCKGKDKLGCRLFVGTKTLKNIMETRKYVVNITFDPINFVNSTIGNLDIEEFTDDDDIAILKNAEAYIICDVTDIRKMDPIKDHVTSNGEAYIISSDVVEIVKNNPCAKALNRGVFALLECLTNYTRLDLVSKQQQDYFIGRFNENNRMIKRVSGPDTIKAMEILKNSMIEKGFDVK, encoded by the coding sequence ATGGCTATGGATTTGACAGATATTGGAATTGAGGAAGGGCAGAAATATGAAGGGATTTACACTACCATGAGCAGGGATGGCGTGAAAAATGCTGCGCCAATAGGAATTGTATGCAAAGGCAAAGACAAACTTGGATGCAGATTATTTGTCGGTACCAAAACCCTGAAAAACATTATGGAAACACGCAAATATGTTGTAAATATTACTTTTGATCCTATAAATTTTGTAAATTCAACCATCGGAAACCTAGATATTGAAGAGTTTACGGATGATGATGACATTGCAATATTGAAAAATGCAGAGGCATATATCATTTGTGATGTCACAGACATTAGAAAAATGGATCCGATTAAAGACCATGTAACATCAAATGGAGAAGCGTATATCATAAGCAGCGATGTTGTAGAAATCGTCAAAAACAATCCATGTGCAAAGGCTTTAAACCGAGGAGTATTCGCGCTTCTGGAATGCCTTACAAACTATACCCGACTTGACCTTGTAAGTAAGCAGCAGCAGGATTATTTCATCGGAAGGTTTAATGAAAACAATCGTATGATTAAGAGGGTTTCCGGACCGGATACAATAAAAGCCATGGAGATTCTTAAAAACAGCATGATAGAAAAAGGTTTTGATGTTAAATAG
- a CDS encoding DUF89 domain-containing protein, whose protein sequence is MKVSYECGPCFLRQAREALDLSTDDEDLKMEIMGDIFKYLADNFSKGTNSNKTGSTMHKMIKQKTGCDDPYFKEKIEGNEIALKYLPDVKKILKEDDSLENYVKIAIIGNILDFGAFTLDDDIESVIKGSLKKDLAVKDIGEFENSLKKYDKVLYLVDNTGEIVFDKLLLAKIKEYGLDITIAVKSQPILNDACMKEALDAGLDEFGEIVEIGAGTVGYVDSEISDEFRQIFNNHRFIISKGMGNYEGLTEIDLSEKDIYFLLCAKCNTISRDIGVNLHDMLLFKK, encoded by the coding sequence TTGAAGGTTAGTTATGAGTGTGGGCCTTGCTTTTTAAGACAAGCCAGGGAAGCTTTAGATTTATCAACTGATGATGAGGACCTTAAGATGGAAATAATGGGAGATATTTTTAAATATCTTGCCGATAATTTTTCTAAAGGAACCAACTCCAATAAAACCGGTTCAACCATGCATAAGATGATTAAGCAAAAAACCGGTTGTGATGATCCTTATTTTAAAGAAAAGATTGAAGGCAATGAAATCGCTTTAAAATATTTGCCAGATGTAAAAAAGATATTAAAAGAGGATGACAGTCTGGAAAACTATGTAAAGATTGCCATCATTGGCAATATCCTGGATTTTGGAGCATTCACCTTGGATGATGATATTGAAAGCGTTATTAAAGGCTCTCTAAAAAAGGATTTGGCTGTCAAGGACATAGGGGAATTTGAAAATTCACTTAAAAAATATGATAAGGTATTATATTTGGTTGACAATACTGGTGAAATAGTTTTCGACAAGTTGCTTTTGGCTAAAATCAAAGAATATGGACTGGACATTACAATTGCAGTAAAATCACAGCCAATTTTAAATGACGCATGCATGAAGGAAGCATTGGATGCGGGGCTTGATGAGTTTGGTGAAATTGTTGAAATAGGTGCCGGAACCGTAGGATATGTTGACAGTGAAATCTCAGATGAATTTAGACAGATTTTCAATAATCACAGGTTCATAATCTCAAAAGGCATGGGAAACTATGAAGGACTGACTGAAATAGACTTGTCAGAAAAAGACATTTACTTTTTATTATGTGCAAAATGCAATACAATCTCACGGGATATAGGCGTAAATTTGCATGACATGCTTCTATTTAAAAAATAA
- a CDS encoding MoaD/ThiS family protein has product MSFLLKYKNLEEKREIPRKDYTIKDLLEEMGLSAQTMVSKQNGELVIEDTVIEEDDEIQLVQIIYGG; this is encoded by the coding sequence ATGTCATTTTTATTGAAATATAAGAATTTGGAAGAAAAAAGGGAAATTCCAAGAAAAGATTATACTATTAAAGATTTGCTTGAAGAAATGGGATTGTCTGCCCAAACGATGGTCTCAAAACAGAATGGGGAACTTGTCATTGAGGATACTGTGATTGAAGAGGATGATGAGATTCAATTAGTTCAAATTATTTATGGTGGTTAA
- a CDS encoding transcription initiation factor IIB produces MFIDDDVEPCPVCNSTERKIDNGRAEVTCADCGLVLEENLIDCGPEWRAFDHEQRDKRTRVGAPTTNTIHDRGLSTIIDWRNKDIYGREIPSGSRAQWHRLRKWQRRIRISGAGERNLAFALSEIDRFSSRLSLPRSVREDASMIYRGAVDKKLIRGRSIEGVAASSLYAACRRCKVPRTLDEIAEASDVTKKEVGRTYRFLARELKIKLPPTSPTDYIPRFATKLGISGEAESKAIEIIEEAMKNDLTSGRGPTGVAAAALYISSVLFGERKTQKEVATIAGVTEVTIRNRYKELTEKVDVGVCI; encoded by the coding sequence ATCTTCATCGATGATGATGTTGAACCTTGTCCAGTTTGCAATTCAACTGAACGTAAAATTGACAATGGAAGGGCGGAAGTAACTTGTGCAGATTGTGGTTTAGTTTTAGAAGAAAACTTAATTGATTGCGGTCCTGAATGGAGGGCTTTTGACCATGAACAAAGAGACAAGCGTACAAGAGTAGGGGCTCCAACTACAAATACCATTCACGATAGGGGTTTATCCACCATTATTGATTGGAGAAACAAGGATATCTATGGTAGAGAAATTCCATCAGGAAGCAGAGCTCAATGGCACAGATTAAGGAAATGGCAAAGGAGAATTAGAATTTCTGGAGCCGGCGAGAGAAACTTGGCATTTGCATTAAGTGAAATCGATAGATTCTCTTCAAGATTAAGCCTTCCAAGAAGTGTAAGGGAAGATGCTTCAATGATTTACAGAGGTGCTGTAGACAAGAAACTAATAAGGGGAAGAAGTATTGAAGGTGTTGCCGCTTCATCACTTTACGCCGCTTGCAGACGATGCAAAGTTCCCCGAACTTTAGATGAAATTGCCGAAGCGTCAGATGTAACAAAAAAGGAAGTCGGTCGAACATACAGATTTTTGGCTCGTGAGTTGAAAATTAAGTTGCCTCCAACTTCTCCAACAGATTATATTCCTAGATTTGCTACAAAATTAGGAATATCCGGTGAAGCAGAATCTAAGGCTATCGAAATAATTGAAGAAGCGATGAAAAATGATTTGACTTCTGGAAGAGGGCCTACTGGTGTGGCCGCCGCAGCATTATATATTTCATCAGTGTTGTTTGGTGAGAGAAAAACTCAAAAAGAAGTCGCAACCATTGCCGGCGTTACAGAGGTTACTATACGTAATAGATATAAGGAATTAACTGAAAAAGTGGATGTAGGTGTTTGCATTTAA
- the mer gene encoding 5,10-methylenetetrahydromethanopterin reductase, translating to MKFGIEFVPNQPLDEIVKLVKLAEDVGFEYAWITDHYNNKNVYETLALLAANTETIKMGPGVTNPYVRSPAISASAIATIDEISEGRATFGIGPGDKATFDSLGIEWTKPVSTIKAAIADINTLLAGGKTEGGAALGGVKAVQEHIPIYMGAQGPKMLETAGEIADGVLINASNPKDYEAAMPMIKKGIGDQAKEFDVGAYTATSIGPDSDAAKNAAKIVVAFIAAGSPPPVIERHGLPDGFNTQMGEFLAKGDFGGAIGAVTDEALDAFSVCGTPDEFIPKIEGLAEMGVTQYVAGSPVGKNVEESIKLLGDVIASF from the coding sequence ATGAAGTTCGGTATAGAATTCGTACCAAATCAACCTTTGGATGAAATTGTAAAATTAGTAAAATTAGCAGAAGACGTCGGTTTTGAATACGCATGGATCACAGACCACTACAACAATAAAAACGTATACGAAACCTTAGCTTTACTTGCAGCAAACACTGAAACCATTAAAATGGGTCCTGGTGTAACCAACCCATACGTAAGAAGCCCTGCAATCTCAGCTTCTGCAATCGCAACCATTGACGAAATCTCAGAAGGAAGAGCAACCTTCGGTATTGGACCTGGTGACAAAGCAACTTTCGATTCATTAGGAATTGAATGGACCAAACCTGTATCCACTATTAAAGCAGCAATCGCTGACATCAACACCTTATTAGCAGGTGGAAAAACTGAAGGTGGAGCAGCATTAGGTGGAGTAAAAGCTGTTCAAGAACACATCCCTATTTACATGGGTGCTCAAGGTCCTAAAATGTTAGAAACCGCTGGAGAAATCGCAGATGGTGTATTAATTAACGCTTCCAACCCTAAAGACTACGAAGCAGCTATGCCTATGATTAAAAAAGGAATTGGAGACCAAGCTAAAGAATTCGATGTAGGTGCATACACTGCAACTTCCATCGGACCTGACTCTGACGCTGCTAAAAACGCAGCAAAAATCGTAGTTGCATTCATTGCAGCAGGTTCCCCACCTCCAGTTATCGAAAGACACGGATTACCTGACGGATTCAACACCCAAATGGGAGAATTCTTAGCTAAAGGTGACTTCGGTGGAGCTATCGGTGCTGTAACTGATGAAGCACTCGACGCATTCTCAGTATGTGGTACTCCTGATGAGTTCATTCCAAAAATTGAAGGCTTAGCTGAAATGGGTGTAACTCAATACGTAGCAGGTTCCCCTGTTGGTAAAAACGTAGAAGAATCCATTAAATTATTAGGAGACGTAATTGCAAGTTTCTAA